One genomic region from Bacillus sp. SLBN-46 encodes:
- a CDS encoding nitroreductase family protein: MIKVIKRIIPISIKQKIVDSKLLTLVQLIKNYSFDMKKFIKYSGTFNAKKTKQHYEASLIFYYHKIEKGLSLPKPRIGFGKDNVDYLVSLLEEYYKKYGWDDISKVTLNTLYAYYYFNEENGLLMKDLFNRIECLNKALPLESEFSVGGVQELSKADINKSYMNFKEFAYSRYSIRNFAPGEVSLDLIEEAINIAQKTPSVCNRQTSRVYVYNDEKLKREVLRYQNGNAGFGESASKILIVTSKIENFMGVHERYQSYIDGGMYSMSLIYALHSLGLGTCPLNLAITEKVEKDLKKAANIGNSDVLIMMIAVGNLPEKLKVASSHRRNASEVLKVF, encoded by the coding sequence ATGATTAAAGTAATTAAAAGAATTATTCCAATTTCAATTAAACAAAAAATAGTAGATAGTAAACTTTTGACCTTAGTACAATTGATAAAAAACTATTCATTTGATATGAAAAAGTTCATTAAATATTCAGGTACTTTTAACGCTAAGAAAACAAAACAACACTATGAAGCTAGTTTGATATTTTATTATCATAAGATCGAAAAAGGGTTATCTTTACCGAAACCTAGGATTGGATTTGGTAAAGATAATGTAGATTATCTTGTATCATTATTAGAAGAATACTATAAGAAATATGGTTGGGATGATATTTCAAAAGTCACTTTAAATACTTTGTATGCTTACTATTATTTTAATGAAGAAAACGGTCTACTAATGAAGGACCTTTTTAATAGAATAGAGTGCTTAAATAAAGCCTTACCTTTGGAAAGTGAATTTTCGGTGGGTGGAGTTCAGGAATTATCTAAAGCAGATATCAATAAAAGTTATATGAATTTTAAGGAATTTGCATACTCAAGGTATAGTATTAGAAACTTTGCCCCTGGTGAGGTTAGTTTAGATTTAATAGAAGAAGCTATTAACATAGCACAAAAAACGCCCTCTGTTTGTAATAGACAAACTTCTAGAGTATATGTATATAATGATGAAAAATTAAAAAGAGAAGTATTAAGATACCAAAACGGAAATGCTGGATTCGGCGAAAGTGCCAGTAAAATTTTAATAGTTACATCTAAAATTGAAAATTTCATGGGGGTACATGAAAGGTACCAAAGTTATATTGATGGTGGTATGTACTCAATGTCATTAATTTATGCTTTACACTCGTTAGGATTAGGAACCTGTCCTCTAAATTTAGCTATTACAGAAAAAGTTGAAAAAGACTTAAAAAAAGCGGCTAACATTGGTAACTCCGATGTTTTAATAATGATGATTGCTGTAGGTAATTTACCAGAAAAACTTAAAGTGGCTTCGTCTCATAGACGTAATGCTTCCGAGGTGTTGAAGGTTTTTTAA
- a CDS encoding UDP-glucose/GDP-mannose dehydrogenase family protein, protein MYKIAVAGTGYVGLVAGVCFAEVGHQVTCVDIDENKVNLMKQGSSPIYEAGLEELMQKNYAAGRLTYTTDYTQAYKDADAIFIGVGTPEQPDGSANLSFIATVARQIAETIEKDCLIVVKSTVPVGTNDKVEQFIYDFLPHDGEKYTGNGSGSGKEIRVEVASNPEFLAQGTAVKDTLNAARIIIGTESKWAQDLLMDIYEPFNIPIVSVSRRSSEMIKYASNDFLALKISYMNDIANLCELVGADIQDVAVGMSFDERIGSKFLNAGIGYGGSCFPKDTKALKYIADQHGYELKTVKAAIDVNNEQKTILYKKASKRLITFSGLKVAVLGLTFKPGTDDLREAPSLDNVPLLLDQGADIYAFDPVGADNFKRKYPEGKLSTGSITYVDDVKGALDGANVCFIFTEWGEIKAVKPEDYKNLMRTPLVYDGRNIYSMEGMREAGVEYHSIGRSFGTGKTYTKEKGLNESKL, encoded by the coding sequence ATGTATAAAATAGCTGTTGCAGGAACAGGCTATGTGGGTTTGGTAGCTGGCGTTTGCTTTGCTGAAGTTGGACATCAAGTAACCTGTGTTGATATTGACGAGAACAAAGTAAATTTAATGAAACAAGGATCTTCCCCAATATATGAAGCTGGTCTTGAGGAACTAATGCAAAAGAATTATGCAGCTGGAAGGTTAACATACACTACCGATTATACTCAAGCTTACAAAGATGCGGATGCAATTTTCATTGGTGTAGGAACACCAGAGCAGCCTGATGGTTCTGCTAATCTTTCATTTATTGCTACAGTTGCTAGACAAATAGCGGAAACAATCGAAAAAGATTGCTTAATTGTGGTAAAGTCTACTGTTCCTGTTGGGACAAATGACAAGGTGGAGCAGTTTATTTATGATTTCCTTCCACATGATGGAGAGAAATATACTGGGAATGGATCTGGCTCTGGTAAAGAAATAAGAGTAGAAGTTGCATCTAATCCAGAATTCTTGGCTCAAGGTACAGCAGTTAAAGACACTTTAAATGCTGCAAGAATTATCATTGGTACGGAAAGTAAATGGGCACAAGACCTACTAATGGATATATATGAGCCCTTTAATATCCCTATCGTGTCTGTTAGCAGAAGATCATCTGAGATGATAAAATATGCTTCAAATGATTTCCTAGCCCTTAAAATATCTTATATGAACGACATCGCTAATCTTTGTGAATTAGTAGGTGCCGATATTCAAGATGTGGCTGTTGGAATGAGCTTTGATGAGCGTATAGGTAGTAAATTTTTAAATGCAGGTATTGGTTATGGTGGAAGCTGTTTTCCAAAAGATACAAAGGCATTAAAGTATATAGCTGATCAGCATGGATATGAACTTAAAACAGTCAAAGCAGCCATTGATGTAAATAATGAACAGAAAACTATACTCTATAAGAAAGCAAGTAAGAGATTAATTACTTTTAGCGGTCTGAAAGTAGCGGTACTTGGTTTGACCTTCAAGCCAGGAACTGATGACTTAAGGGAAGCTCCTTCACTTGATAACGTACCATTATTGTTGGATCAAGGTGCCGATATTTATGCTTTTGATCCAGTTGGAGCAGACAACTTTAAGCGTAAATATCCAGAAGGAAAGCTTAGTACAGGAAGTATAACATACGTTGATGATGTTAAAGGTGCATTAGACGGGGCTAATGTTTGCTTTATATTTACTGAGTGGGGCGAGATTAAGGCTGTGAAACCAGAGGACTATAAGAATTTGATGAGAACTCCTTTAGTGTATGATGGAAGGAATATATATAGTATGGAAGGTATGAGGGAAGCAGGAGTTGAGTATCACTCCATTGGAAGAAGCTTTGGTACAGGTAAAACTTATACAAAGGAGAAAGGCTTAAATGAATCGAAACTATAA
- a CDS encoding SDR family NAD(P)-dependent oxidoreductase, producing MNRNYKPLDKSKTYLITGAAGFIGYYLSKKLLEKGCHVIGIDNINDYYDVNLKYARLEKLEPFEKFTFIKGDISEKALITRIFEEYKPNIVVNLAAQAGVRYSIENPDAYIQSNMIGFFNILEACRYNPVDHLVYASSSSVYGANKKVPFAETDMVDNPVSLYAATKKSNELMAHTYSHLYKIPATGLRFFTVYGPIGRPDMAYFGFADKYLSGEPIKIFNNGDFDNDLYRDFTYVEDIVEGIERILNNPSVDENNVPHKVFNIGNSNPEKLMVFIETLEKCLSNSMGKEVLFEKVFEPIKPGDVPATYASTEALEQAVGFKPKTSIEDGLQKFADWYVEYYKMK from the coding sequence ATGAATCGAAACTATAAACCACTAGATAAAAGCAAAACTTATCTAATTACTGGAGCAGCAGGTTTCATCGGATATTATTTATCTAAGAAACTATTAGAGAAAGGCTGCCACGTTATTGGAATTGACAATATTAATGATTACTATGATGTGAATCTTAAGTATGCTCGTCTGGAGAAGCTTGAACCTTTTGAGAAGTTTACTTTCATTAAGGGGGATATTTCTGAAAAGGCTTTAATTACACGTATCTTTGAAGAGTACAAGCCTAACATTGTTGTGAATTTAGCTGCTCAAGCGGGTGTACGTTATTCAATTGAAAATCCAGATGCTTATATTCAAAGCAATATGATTGGTTTCTTTAATATTCTAGAAGCCTGTAGATATAACCCAGTGGATCACCTTGTTTATGCATCTTCTAGCTCTGTTTATGGGGCAAACAAGAAAGTGCCATTTGCAGAAACGGATATGGTAGATAATCCTGTCTCTTTATATGCAGCGACTAAAAAGTCAAATGAGTTGATGGCTCACACATATAGCCACCTTTATAAGATACCAGCAACTGGACTTCGATTCTTTACAGTATATGGTCCAATAGGACGTCCAGATATGGCATACTTTGGTTTTGCTGATAAGTATTTATCAGGTGAGCCTATCAAGATTTTTAATAATGGAGATTTTGATAACGACCTATATCGCGATTTTACTTACGTTGAGGACATTGTGGAAGGGATTGAACGTATTCTTAACAATCCTTCTGTTGATGAAAATAATGTACCGCATAAGGTGTTTAATATCGGAAACAGTAATCCTGAAAAATTGATGGTATTTATTGAAACGTTGGAAAAATGTTTAAGTAATTCTATGGGTAAAGAGGTTCTATTTGAAAAGGTATTCGAGCCAATCAAGCCAGGGGATGTACCTGCTACTTATGCTTCCACTGAGGCATTGGAACAAGCAGTTGGTTTTAAGCCTAAGACCTCTATTGAGGATGGGCTACAGAAGTTTGCGGATTGGTACGTGGAGTATTATAAAATGAAGTAA
- a CDS encoding magnesium chelatase domain-containing protein, whose amino-acid sequence MTVQVTSIGLKGLEGYRVQVEVQVKEGMESIIIVGLPDASVKGSKERVLAALHSMGHSLVDMKVTINLSPSEQKKNSPLFDLAIAIGVLQSGKFLTEKISKDTGFIGALSLDGTILPVEGMIAAILAAKKNQAKEAISPLCPDHS is encoded by the coding sequence ATGACAGTACAAGTGACAAGTATTGGACTAAAGGGATTGGAGGGATACCGTGTCCAAGTGGAGGTGCAGGTGAAAGAAGGGATGGAGTCGATTATCATTGTCGGTCTGCCGGATGCCTCCGTTAAAGGATCGAAGGAAAGGGTTTTGGCAGCGCTGCATAGTATGGGACATTCCTTAGTTGATATGAAAGTGACCATTAACCTATCCCCTTCAGAACAAAAGAAAAACAGCCCCTTGTTTGACCTAGCGATTGCCATTGGTGTGTTACAAAGTGGAAAGTTTTTAACAGAAAAGATTTCAAAGGATACTGGTTTTATTGGTGCTTTATCATTAGACGGAACCATCCTGCCTGTGGAAGGAATGATCGCTGCCATTCTTGCAGCGAAAAAAAATCAAGCTAAAGAAGCTATTTCTCCCCTTTGCCCCGACCATTCCTAA
- a CDS encoding competence protein ComK, whose protein sequence is MEKQYIITPDFMYMMGHNDRFGKTCTEVHETNRTFLVDMSPLEILAISIKCIGYNLSGAIETSRDLLGDVYMCPILVNPIDRIVVFPTKTHKHEDTIWFNPFHIKRTRSFTLKTNVLLSNGSSIIVPTKLSSFNTKIQNAEQLQDLTVGPPKHPVVFLLDPKKRKKGKKKQH, encoded by the coding sequence ATGGAAAAACAGTATATTATCACACCAGATTTCATGTACATGATGGGACATAATGATCGCTTTGGGAAAACATGCACGGAGGTTCACGAAACCAATCGGACCTTCCTTGTCGACATGTCCCCTTTAGAAATTCTCGCTATTAGTATCAAATGTATAGGGTATAATTTAAGCGGAGCCATTGAAACATCTAGAGATCTTCTTGGTGATGTTTATATGTGTCCCATTCTGGTCAATCCCATCGACCGGATCGTCGTGTTTCCAACCAAAACACACAAGCATGAAGATACCATCTGGTTTAATCCCTTCCACATCAAGAGAACGAGAAGCTTTACTCTAAAAACAAACGTTCTACTTAGCAACGGTTCTTCTATAATCGTTCCAACTAAACTCTCATCATTCAACACAAAAATCCAAAACGCCGAGCAGTTGCAAGACCTGACCGTTGGCCCACCTAAACATCCGGTCGTCTTTCTCCTTGATCCAAAGAAAAGAAAGAAAGGGAAAAAGAAACAACATTAA
- a CDS encoding helix-turn-helix transcriptional regulator, with product MKSHETIGELIVRLRMGKQKTQDEIADCSGVSRKHLSNLENNKVLPNYDTIMKLARILEVRPSTFTNIVGKMLDKRYEEGDFPDIRDI from the coding sequence TTGAAGAGTCACGAGACCATTGGAGAATTAATCGTAAGGTTACGTATGGGGAAACAGAAAACACAAGATGAAATAGCAGACTGTTCCGGGGTAAGCCGTAAACATTTGAGCAATCTTGAGAATAATAAAGTCTTACCCAATTATGACACCATCATGAAACTAGCGAGGATTCTAGAAGTTCGTCCTTCTACCTTTACAAATATAGTAGGAAAAATGTTGGACAAACGATACGAAGAGGGGGATTTTCCTGATATTAGAGATATTTAA
- a CDS encoding sigma-70 family RNA polymerase sigma factor produces MDSFNQLVEQYNPMIHKIMHSLHLYRNQDEFYQAALIALWEADNRFNPEKGSFTNYAYTYIKGKLLMELTQKNKDETMVTYPKEEYWETVQDLNPDTPFDAEILLSYCHGLTEKETKWVVGIILHDQTMKDLAIQENVSVSAVKQWKIGALQKLRNMPLN; encoded by the coding sequence ATGGATAGCTTTAATCAGTTAGTCGAGCAGTATAACCCTATGATTCATAAAATCATGCACTCTCTTCATCTTTACCGCAACCAGGATGAATTCTATCAAGCAGCATTAATTGCCCTCTGGGAGGCTGACAATCGCTTTAACCCAGAAAAAGGAAGCTTCACCAACTATGCGTATACCTATATTAAAGGGAAACTCCTAATGGAGCTGACCCAAAAAAATAAGGATGAGACAATGGTCACTTATCCAAAAGAAGAGTATTGGGAAACCGTACAGGACCTAAATCCTGACACCCCTTTTGATGCTGAGATTCTGCTTTCTTATTGCCATGGACTGACAGAAAAAGAAACAAAATGGGTGGTGGGTATCATCCTCCATGATCAAACTATGAAGGATCTGGCGATTCAAGAAAACGTGTCTGTTTCAGCCGTGAAGCAATGGAAGATAGGGGCATTACAGAAATTAAGAAATATGCCTCTGAACTAA
- a CDS encoding HupE/UreJ family protein encodes MNTTQSYIKQKLTSFEIKRRFFLFLSIFFILFISIPKIAQAHAYSASYTQITINNEKTEIIFTLDTLSLLELLPDLDQNKNWVLEKSEIKKEKHHLEELITEGLTLDRDNKEVTPKIEKMKLVKKENKEFLSAYLSFPSFSPGETISYNDGFYFNDSATNYVNLLSASYMGEKSEAVLQGKDRTWTILLTEVQQEQGQTTQPETTQEQPKEIKPVEKSTTSSWFSFFKLGTLHILTGYDHLLFLFALLLRKQTFKQYATIVTSFTIAHSITLSLAVLGWVTLPSRFVEATIAFSICYVAAENIFRKEIRHRWSITFLFGLIHGLGFASILREMAIPKSHLAVALINFNLGIEAVQLLVVLSLLPLLTYMFKLKNSKKIVTYGSYAIVALGAIWLVQRLFF; translated from the coding sequence GTGAATACTACACAATCTTATATTAAGCAAAAGTTGACTTCATTCGAAATAAAACGCAGGTTCTTCCTGTTTCTATCTATCTTCTTCATATTATTTATTTCGATTCCAAAAATAGCCCAGGCGCATGCTTACAGTGCAAGTTATACACAAATAACAATAAATAACGAAAAAACAGAAATCATCTTTACGTTAGACACTTTATCCCTGTTAGAATTACTACCTGATTTAGATCAAAATAAGAACTGGGTCTTAGAAAAATCAGAAATAAAAAAGGAGAAACACCATTTAGAGGAATTGATTACAGAGGGGCTCACGCTTGACCGGGACAACAAAGAAGTAACACCTAAGATTGAGAAGATGAAACTCGTGAAAAAAGAAAACAAAGAGTTTCTTTCAGCTTATTTGAGTTTCCCTTCCTTTTCCCCAGGTGAAACCATCTCTTATAATGATGGTTTTTATTTCAATGATTCGGCCACCAACTATGTGAATCTACTTTCTGCCTCTTACATGGGGGAAAAAAGTGAAGCTGTTTTACAAGGGAAGGACAGGACTTGGACGATTCTATTAACAGAGGTACAGCAAGAACAAGGTCAAACAACACAACCTGAGACTACTCAAGAACAGCCAAAGGAAATAAAACCAGTAGAAAAGTCAACTACTTCTTCGTGGTTTTCATTTTTCAAACTGGGCACTCTTCACATTTTAACAGGATATGATCATCTTTTATTTCTTTTTGCCTTATTACTAAGAAAGCAAACCTTCAAGCAATATGCAACAATTGTCACGTCCTTTACGATTGCTCATAGTATTACACTGAGTTTGGCCGTTCTAGGATGGGTCACACTCCCTTCTCGTTTTGTTGAAGCAACCATTGCTTTTAGTATTTGTTATGTAGCAGCAGAGAATATTTTCAGAAAAGAAATCCGTCACCGCTGGAGCATCACGTTTCTTTTTGGCTTAATTCACGGCCTCGGTTTTGCCAGTATCCTAAGGGAAATGGCGATCCCGAAAAGCCACCTTGCTGTCGCATTAATTAATTTTAATCTGGGAATTGAAGCCGTTCAGTTATTGGTTGTATTATCGCTTCTTCCTTTGTTAACTTATATGTTTAAGCTGAAAAATTCGAAGAAAATAGTGACCTATGGTTCGTACGCGATTGTCGCATTAGGAGCCATTTGGCTAGTGCAACGGTTATTCTTCTAA